The genomic window TTCTCAATCCTATCTGAATCTTCGCAGTATGCCAAGTCGAGGGATTATAACCCAATAGTAGAGATATTCTTTCATGTAATGCAGCTAAGTTTGGAGTACTTACAACAAAATACCCATTAGGAGACAAGATTCTTTTAATCTCAATCAACAGATCATCAATTTCAAAAATATGTTCTAATACTTGATTAGCAGTAATTAAATCAACACTATTATCTTCAAATGGAATTTTATCTTTATTTAAATCTAATAAAAAGCATTTAATCCCCTTCTCTTTACATGATATAACTAAATTTTTGTCATATTCTATTCCATAAACATTATTTATCGGAATATTAAAAACTTTTTTTATTTTTAATGTTAAATGTCCATCTCCACATCCTATATCTACCATATTTTTAGGATTAAATCCTTTATTTTTTAGAAAATAAAGAGCTTTTAAAAACAATATTTTATCTATCTCTCTATAATGCTTCATTTTATCCCCTTCTTATTTCATCCAAAACATCTTTAACCTCTATCATATCCATACATTTCCCATTTAACTTACATTTTTTAAATTCTCCTTTATGAACATTTATGCATGGAGAACAATCTAAATCTTTAGCTTTATAGATTGCTATATTTTTCTCTCCAAAAGGTGCAAATCTTTCTGGTAAGTTAGGGCCAAATAAACCTATAGTTTTAGTCCCCATTGCAGCACTTAGATGCATAGGTCCTGTATCATTGGAAATAAAAATTTCAAACTTCTTTAATAAGTAGGCAAATTCTCCTAAGTTAGTTTTTCCTGCAAAATTTAAGACTTTATTTTTATATTTTTTATCTATCAAGCTTAGTATTTCTTCATTTATGCCATAGTCATTTTTACTTCCAGTTAAAATAATATAAAAACCATTTTCAACTAATTTTTCAATTAATTTTGCAAATTTTTCCTTTTTCCAACTTCTCCAAGGAGCAGTTTCAGCAGTCCCACAATGAATGCCAATTAATTTTTTATTATTTAAATTATATTTTTTTAATAAATTTTCTACTTTGTCAATATCTTTTTTATTATACTTTAAAGGAACTAATCTTTTTGGTTTATACTCTATACCTAATGGTTTTAATAAATTACAAAAATTGTAAACAGCATGTATTTTATCATTATATTTGATCTTAAAATCGTAAATCTTACTCCTAAAAAGTCCGTCGAACCCAATAACATACTTACCTAAAAACCAACCCAATATAGCTGAAATGTTAAGATAGGGTTCTGTATCAATAACTACATCATATTTTTTAAAATTCTTTAAAATCTTCCAAAAATTTTTTAAATCAATTATCTCATCAACAAAATCAATATTTTCAAAAACACCCTTACTTCTCTTTGTTACTAAAATAGAAATGTTATAACCTTCTTCTTTTAACCTTTTTATCATTGGAAGAGTTAATAGACTCTCTCCTAAAGTCCATAATCTAATAATTAAAATACTTTTTGGATTTACATTTACTAAATTTTTATGTATTCTGGTTTTAAAAATTGATAAAAATAATATTATTAAATTTCCAATATATCTATCAATACTTCTTAATATTGAAATTATATTCATATTTTCACATTTTAGGACTTTCTTTATCCTTTTTATCATCAAATACTCTATAAACGTAATCTTTTCTTGCCAACATCTTAAGTATATAATTAGGTTTTTATATTCACTATAAAGGGATAGAAACTCTTTCATGTGTCTGATAACGCCTAAGTTCAATATTGGGTATTTACTCTTCAATACCCATATTGAACAAACCGATATGAAAACATTAACACTTTTAGAAACACTTTCTTTCCACAAATTCTTTAAATACTTTACTACTCTTTTTATCGAAGGAAGACATTGATTTAGTTCCTTAAAGCAGTTGAGGAGTATAAAGGAACCAGTGCAGTGCATTTAGAGAAATACATAGAGAATAAGCACAATATATATTCCACACAATCGTATATATACTATACTGAAGAAGTTCGACCTTATCCAGAAGGGAAAGAAGAAAAGAAAGAATTAGACGAAAACCTTCGGTTTTCGTTGCTCGCCTGCTACGCAAGCGACAACCTGAAAAAATTCGTTGAATGGCACAACCAAATAAAACCACACCGTTTATTAAGTTTTAAAACCCATACGAAGTATACTTCGAAAATACCAAATGTAATAAAGAGGTGATAACATGAACATGAACAACGAAATAATTTCAGGATACAACAATTTTTCCTTTAGGAGTATGTCATTACTATTTTGTTTTTTCATTCTTTATAATCTTAACACAGTCATATAAATCTTTTGCAATAAAATCAGCCTCAGTTTTTTCATTATCATATAAAATCCTTATTGTTTTACATCCAACACTCTTTCCACAAATTATGTCACTCTCACTATCTCCAATCATCCAACTTCTACTAAAGTCAATATTCCATTTTTCCTTGGCTTTTAAAAGCATGCCATTCTTTGGTTTTCTGCAATTACAAGTCCCATCCAAATGAGGACAATAAAAGATATCATCAATTTCAGGCAATAACTTAAGCATATAATTATGAACAACTTTTAAATCTTCCTCTGTCATAATGCCCTTAGCAATCCCTTGCTGATTGGTTACAACTATTAACAAATAACCCATATTTTTAAATTCAATTAACGCTTCTCTAACTTTTGGTAGTAATTCAAACTCCTCTATTTTTTTAACATAATCTCCAATTAATCTTTTATTAATAACCCCATCTCTATCAAGAAATATTGCCCTATTCAACTTTATCACCAAAAATTTACTTATCATTAAACAACTCATCTAAGCTAATTGTTGCAGTTCCAACCTTTCCAACAACAATTGAACTTGCTTTATTTGCCAATTTAACCGCATCAACTAAATCATAACCTTTGTCTAAAGCATAAGCCAAAACAGCAATAAATGTATCCCCTGCTCCCGAAACATCATGAACTTCTTTAACCTTTGTAGAGATGTGGTAGACTTCTCCATTAAGAGTTACCAATGTAGAACCCTTTTCACTTCTTGTGATGACGAAATTTGAGTTAAATTCCTCAACCAACTCCAAACCTATCTTTTCTATGATATTATCTTTGTTTTCTATCTCTCTTCCAATAATTTGGGAAGTCTCTTTTAGATTTGGTTTTATTAAATAAACGTCCTTATAAAATTCTATGTTTTTTGGTTTAGGATCTACTAGAATTTTCCCTTTAAATTCTTTTTTAATTTTTTCCATAAGTTCTTTTGTTATGAGGCCTTTTGCATAATCGGAAATTATCAATATATTTGATTTACTGTTGAGTCTTTTAATTTTATCTAAAATTTTGTTTGAAATTTCTTCATTTATTGGATATATTTTTTCATAATCCACCCTAAGAAGTTGTTGATTGTACCCGATAGCTACAAATCTATGCTTCACTATTGTAGGCCTCCCATCTGATATAAAATAATATTTGATGCCATTTTCATTACACAGTTTTTCAATACACTTCCCAAATTCATCTCTATTAATGATGCTTATTAAAAATACATCATGCTTTAAAGAGGCAATATTATTTGCAACGTTTCCTGCTCCTCCAAGTGTATATTTTTCTTCAATCGCATTTAATACTGGAACTGGTGCTTCAGGGCTTATTCTTTCAACATTTCCATATGTGTATTTATCGAGCATCACCTCTCCTAAAACCACTATCATCCTTTCACCTATATCTTTCTAAGATCCATTCTATTATATTTGTTGTTGAAAAACCCTCAATTAGTGGGATTATTTTTACTTCCCCACCGTAACTTTTAACAACCTCTGCCTCTGGTAAATCTTCCTCTTTGTAATCCCCACCTTTTACATGGATGTGGGGTTTTATTATTTTTATCAATTCAATTGGGCTGTCTTCATCAAAAGGGACTACAAAATCTACTGGTTTTAGATTATCCAAAACATAAGCCCTTGAGTATAGTGGGATTATAGGGCGTTTTTCTCCTTTTATTTTTTTAATAGATTCATCTGAATTTATTCCTACTATCAAAACATCTCCTAATTTTTTTGCTTTATTTAAATACTCTACATGCCCCCTATGAATTATATCAAAACATCCATTTGTAAAGACTATTTTTAAATTTTGGCTTTTTAACTCTCTAATTATGTCTTTTAACAATGTTCTATTTTTAATTATCATATTATCCCTTATCTTTAAAAATTTTACAATGTTAAATTTTAAAATAATTTAATCTACATGAACAATCTTTTCTCAACTTCTTCACAAATCACATGGTATATTGTTAAATGGCATTCTTGTATCCTTGCTGTATCATTAGATGGAACTACCAATGCCAAATCAACAATATCTTTTAACTTACCCCCTCCTTTTCCCAACAAACCAATTGTATAAATGCCCATTTCTTTGGCTTTATTGACCGCTCTTATAACATTCTTTGAATTCCCACTTGTAGATATTCCAACTAAAACATCACCCTTTTTACCCAATGCCTCAACTTGTCTCTCAAAAATCATCTCAAACCCATAATCATTTCCAATTGCTGTTAAAATAGATGTGTCTGTTGTTAATGCAATTGCAGGCAATCCTTTTCTTTCTAACTTGAACCTTCCAACAATCTCGGCAGCAAAGTGCTGAGCATCTGCTGCACTACCTCCATTTCCACAAATTAAGATTTTATTACCATTTTTTAATACTCTTACTATTATTTCAATGGATTTTTTTAAATTTTCTTCATTTTCTTCAATAAATTTTAACTTAACCTTTGCACTTTCTTCAAAATACTCTTTCATAAGATCACCTAACTTAAATTTAAATTTATATCTATCTTTTCCAACTTTGAAGTATATATATTTTAATTCTTCTACTCATTTTTTGATTGTTAGAACTTCAAGTTCATCTTCATACGAATTATAAATGGTTTTGAATTTATTTTATTCACTATTTCTTAGGCTTATCCATCCCGCATGTACTGAAAAATTTATCCAAAGTCATATGCTTGGTGTAAGCTTTTTCAATTCTTAATTGAATTATTTCAAAATATTTTTCCAGCATTATTTAAATATAATTTAGCAACATTTTCCCTTTCTCATTTACTTTAATATATCTTGACCTTCCTATTTTCTCATCCACTATTAACTCAAATTCCTTAAGTTTTTCTATAACATTCTTATTAACCCAGACAAGATCACTTTGTGGAGTTTTATTTTCTGAGAATTTTGTTCTATTTCTCCAATTGACAATCTTATTTAGCTCCTCTTTATCATCCTCAACTATCTCTAATAATTTTTGAATAGTTCTTCTATATCTCTTAATTCTAATTCTTGATGGATCTGAGTCTATATGTTCAACAGCTTTAATTAATCTCATTATACTCTCTTCATTATTTAAATTTACATCTAAAAACTCTTCCCTTGTTAAGATGCTTAACTCCTTTATAGTTAATCCCCTATCTCCTGCCCTATTAATGAATTTTAAAAATATCAACAACTCTTCCTTTGGGAGGCTTATATTAAATGGGTAAATTAACACTACATCTTTAACTCCAAAACTTCTTGGGAGATATTTATACTCTTCCCTCAACTTTTCACATTCTTCATCACTCAAACTATCTAATAGTTTTTTTGGAATTACATAATATGGAATTATTTTTGAGTTTTCTCTATTTAAAATCATTGCACATGTTATTCCAGCAATGCATCCAATTGTAGAGCCAGAGGAGACATTTATATAAAATTTAACCTCTTCAAATTCCTTTCTTTCTTTATTTATTGCATATTTTATTTTCTTAACAATTTCATCTAAATTAAATATATTAGCCTCAAGGATTTCATAATCAATTTTATTTTTCTCAAATCTCTCTTTAATCATATTTTTAAATGCTTTTCCCCTTTCTGAATCTTCTTCATCTGGCATACAAATTAAATAAACTTTTTCAGCCCTTCTTTTAATTGGAACTTCAGTGATTCTATCAACTTCATATCCTTGAACTGCTATATGAACTCCTCCTCTGATTTTATTTAACTTATTCATTGTTTCACCACAGAAATAATTAAGAATAGTAAGTATGGTAAGCTTACTAATATAGTGAATATTATATTTTATATATTTCACCATATATTTTTTGACATTTAAAATGGTGAAATTATGCAATATATCTTCGTCTATGGAACTTTAAGGAGAGGTTTTTGGAATAATAAGTTATTAAAAAACTCAAAATTCATTGGAAAAGGTAGAACTAAAGAAAAATATGCTATGTATGCTGATATAATCCCCTATGTTGTGGAAGATGAGAAGGTGTCTCATATAGTTGGGGAGGTTTATGAGGTTGATGAAGAGATCTTAAAAAAGATAGATGCTCTTGAAGATCATCCTCATTGCTATAGAAGAAAGAAAGTCCCAATAATCTTAGAAAATGGGGAAGAGATAGAGGCTTGGCTATACTTCTATCCTGAACCTTATGGAATTTTAGTAAAATCTGGGGATTATAAAGATTACTATGAGGGGTAAATATGTGTGAATTATTGGGAATTTGTTTTAATAAGAAAGTTAATGTTAGATTATCTCTGAATAGCTTTAAGCAGAGAAGTGATATGCACCCAAATGGTTGGGGGATTGCATTCTATCCAGATGAGTTTGTTAGAGTAATAAAAGAGCCAATTAAAATGAATGATGCTTTATTGGCTAATTGTATTAGATGGATTAATATAAAATCAAAGATATTCATTGCCCATATAAGGAAAGCTAGTGCTGGAAAAGTGTCTTATGTCAATACACATCCATTTGTTAGAAAACTAGATGATAAAGAAATAGTTTTTGCCCATAATGGCACTTTATATGATTATTGGGATTTAGAACTTGATGAATTCTACCCAATCGGAGAAACAGATTCAGAATATGCATTCTGCTATTTGTTGTCCCAAATTAAAAATAATAAAATTAATTATGGAGAAGGATTTGACGCTCTATTAGATATACTTTATGAGATTAACTCTTGTGGTCCATTTAATTGCCTGTTTTCTGATGGGGAATATTTGTTTGCTTATAAAGATTATGAAGGAAAAAGAGATTTATATTTCTTAAAGAGAACACCACCATATAAACCAATTAAATTAATAGATGAAGATTATACTGTAAATTTAGGGGATATAAAAAATCCAAAAGAAGAAGGATTCATAATAGCAACAAATCCACTAACTAATGAAAATTGGCAACATTTTAAGAATGGGGAGCTTATAGTGTTTAAAAATTGGGAAATGATTTATTCCAATAAGAGATTGAGTGATTTGGAATTGAAAATATTAAAGATTCTTAGAGAAAGTCCACACAGGGTTAGTTTAAGAGATATTATTAAAAATCTTAATGATTTACCTAAAAATATTGAGTATGATGAGTCTGTTGTAAAAATTGGGATTAGAAGTTTGTTAGATAAAGAGTATATTAAGCAAGATGGTAGAGATACTGTTAATTGGGATGATTTGGAGGCAACATTTTATACTAAACCAAAGAGGAGGGCAGAGATTGATAAAAAACTTAAGGAGTTGAGATGGTTATAATTTATCTATATAAATTAAAATCTACTAAAGGTGATGTTATGATAAATGAAGAAAAATTCAAAGAAATTATAAAGAAAATGAGAGATAAATATGTAAATATGTGGGAAAAAGAGAAAGATGAAATTATTAAAAATATTGAGGATGCTAAGAAAATACTTTTAGATTCTTTAGAGTTTAATACTATTTTAACTGATGAAGAAATTGAAAAAAATCAAAAAATCAGTTAAAAGTATAGATTTATTTAAAAGTCCAATACTAAAATCGTATTTAAATTCTGAGTCTGTCAATAATGAATTAATCAGAAAATTACTAAAAGAAATTGTTCTTAAGACAAATAATGATAATTTCAATAATATGATAGATAATTTTGGAAATAAAATTAAAGAAATACTTAATAATAGTGAAATTAAAGAAGTTGGAACTACCATATTATCAATTTTAGCAACAATTTTGAATTATAAGTGTTATATGCCCATCCATAAAAAAACTGTTTCAGAAGCTCTTAGAAAAGATATTAACATAAATATATTTTGGGGAATACATTGTAAAAATATAGAAGATTTTAAGCAATTTATGAAAACTACTAATAAAATTAGAGAAGAGCTTGGAATTGATTCAATGCTTGAAGTTGCTTATTATTTATCAAAATTTGAGGGAGGTGAGAACATGACAGTTAAAGTTATAGAAAATAAAATACCAGAATTAGAAAAAAGGTTAAGACTTTGGAAAAACTTTGTTAATTTTGTAGGTAAAAGGTATCTACCACATTATGACTTAACTTCTGAATCTAATTGGTTAAAGATTATAGAAAAAATCAAAAACATTGTTGAAAAACTGGAAGTTGGTGAGGAAAATACAGAGGAACTTATTAAAAAATTGTTCATTTACCAAGATAAAGATTGTGGATGGAAATTAATATTTGCGGGCGGAAATGTTGGAGTATTTAAGGGGTTTATAAGCAACGCACCCGAAGAACAACTTAAAAAATTTGTAGATATTATTATTGAAGTAAAAAACTCTAATGAATTCAAAGATGAATGGATAAATAAAACATACAATTTAATTTGCGAATTTAATAGACAAGGGGTTGAAAATTATGGGGAGTCAAAATTAAAAAAACAATTATACAATATCTTTGGTGAATTATACGGAAAATTGCATATTGAAAGAGAACCAATTATGAATACTTGTTCTCGAAACATTTTAAAAGAGTTTTATGACTTTGGGGAATATAATTACAATGAATTTAAAGAAGCATTTGAAATGTTAAAGCAAAAATATAAAGAAATTGTAGGAAAATTATCAGAATTTTCAAATGGGTTTATAAATTTAGAAATCGACATAATGTTTAACTTCTTTGATAAAACAAAAGTTTGGCTATTGGCTCCTGGAAAAAATGCAAAATACTTAGAGGAATTTTATAAAAATAATAAAATATTCATTGGTTGGGGAGATATTGGAAATTTATCCAAGCAAGATTTAAATAACCCAGACGATATTAAAAAACTTATAATGGAAAAATATAGTGAAGAATATAACAAAGAACCAAGAGCAGCACATAAGATGTTATTTGACTTTTACAAAAATATGAATATAGGAGATATTGTTGTCTTAAGACGAGGTTTAAAGGAAGTTGTTGGGATTTGTAAAATAACTGGAGATTATAAATATTTAACTACTGATGTGCCCTCAGACTATAATCATTCAAGAAATGTAGAATTCATTTGGTTTAGTAAAAAAGGAGTTAAATTAGATTTTTCATTTACTCAAAGTGATACTCTACAAAAAATTGATAATTGGGATACATTTATAAAGATTTTTGAGAAAATATTAAATGAAGATAGTGATAAGGTCAAAAATAGTGAAGAAAATATTATTTCAAAAGAACTAAAAGAAAAAATAGACAAAATCTTAGAGAAAAAGGGGCAAATAATATTATATGGAGTTCCAGGGACAGGGAAAACATATTCAGCTTTAAAATATGTAGAGGGTAAAGGATATTATAAATTTATAACTTTCCATCAATCTTACTCCTATGAAGATTTTATAGAAGGATTTAAGCCAAAAACAACTGAAGATGGAAATATAACTTATGAAGTAGAGGATGGAATATTTAAAAGATTATGTATTTTAGCAATTTGGGAAGTTTTGAAAGATAAAGAAGATATTAAAAAGGAAATAGATTTAGATAGGTTGTTAGATAAAGCTTTAAAGGAATTTGAGGACAGATATCCTGTTGGTAGTGTATTAAAAACTAAAATGGGTAAAGAATTTGAGATAATAGACTATAAGTATGAAGAAGACAGAATAAAAAGTATAAAAATAAAAATAGAAAGTAAAAACGAAAAATCTTTGGATAAATCAGATTTGGAGGAGATATTTAAAAAGGCCTTAATTGAAGGTTATGAAATTAAAGGACCGGGAGATATTAAAAAAATTAAAGATACTGGATTAAATTCTTACTACTTTGCTATGTATAGTGAACTAAAAGAAATAATTAATAATATTGGCTATATTCAAGATGAAAACTCTCAATACAAATTAAGCTATGATGAAATAAAAGAAAAAGTCATTAAAAAACTTAAAGAGCATGAAGAAACAAAAAATGTCTTTAAAAAAGAAGATTTCCAAAATGCTAAAAAATACTACCTAATAATAGATGAAATAAACAGAGGGAATATCTCTAATATCTTAGGGGAGTTAATAACTCTCTTAGAGAAAGATAAGAGACTAAGTGAAGACAATGAAATTATTGTTGAGCTACCTTATTCAAAAGAGCTTTTTGCAGTCCCTCCAAATCTCTATATAATTGGGACTATGAACACTGCAGATAGGAGTATAGCATTATTAGATATTGCTTTGAGGAGAAGGTTTGGATTTTTGGAAATTGAGCCAAATTATGATTTAATAAATAAAGAAATTGAAGGAATTAATTTAAAAAAGTTATTAGAATCTCTAAATGAAAAACTCATGAAATTAAAAGATAGAGATCATAGAATAGGGCATTCATATTTTTTAAATATTAAAGATCTTGAAGACTTAGAGTTTGTTTGGTATCATGAAATTATCCCACTATTGGAGGAGTATTTCTATGGAGATGTTGATGGATTAAAAGAAGTTCTTAAAGATTTTATTGAGAAAAAGGAAAACTCTTATGAAATAAAAAGGTTAAC from Methanocaldococcus villosus KIN24-T80 includes these protein-coding regions:
- a CDS encoding class I SAM-dependent methyltransferase produces the protein MKHYREIDKILFLKALYFLKNKGFNPKNMVDIGCGDGHLTLKIKKVFNIPINNVYGIEYDKNLVISCKEKGIKCFLLDLNKDKIPFEDNSVDLITANQVLEHIFEIDDLLIEIKRILSPNGYFVVSTPNLAALHERISLLLGYNPSTWHTAKIQIGLRRGEPTNNREHVNGFTIKGLKYLLEYYGFKPVKLFVGKVFIKDDLYIPFLEKIFPSLALTQCWICKVKK
- a CDS encoding gamma-glutamylcyclotransferase family protein, producing the protein MQYIFVYGTLRRGFWNNKLLKNSKFIGKGRTKEKYAMYADIIPYVVEDEKVSHIVGEVYEVDEEILKKIDALEDHPHCYRRKKVPIILENGEEIEAWLYFYPEPYGILVKSGDYKDYYEG
- the gmhA gene encoding D-sedoheptulose 7-phosphate isomerase; translation: MKEYFEESAKVKLKFIEENEENLKKSIEIIVRVLKNGNKILICGNGGSAADAQHFAAEIVGRFKLERKGLPAIALTTDTSILTAIGNDYGFEMIFERQVEALGKKGDVLVGISTSGNSKNVIRAVNKAKEMGIYTIGLLGKGGGKLKDIVDLALVVPSNDTARIQECHLTIYHVICEEVEKRLFM
- a CDS encoding HFX_2341 family transcriptional regulator domain-containing protein — its product is MNKLNKIRGGVHIAVQGYEVDRITEVPIKRRAEKVYLICMPDEEDSERGKAFKNMIKERFEKNKIDYEILEANIFNLDEIVKKIKYAINKERKEFEEVKFYINVSSGSTIGCIAGITCAMILNRENSKIIPYYVIPKKLLDSLSDEECEKLREEYKYLPRSFGVKDVVLIYPFNISLPKEELLIFLKFINRAGDRGLTIKELSILTREEFLDVNLNNEESIMRLIKAVEHIDSDPSRIRIKRYRRTIQKLLEIVEDDKEELNKIVNWRNRTKFSENKTPQSDLVWVNKNVIEKLKEFELIVDEKIGRSRYIKVNEKGKMLLNYI
- the rfaE2 gene encoding D-glycero-beta-D-manno-heptose 1-phosphate adenylyltransferase; the encoded protein is MIIKNRTLLKDIIRELKSQNLKIVFTNGCFDIIHRGHVEYLNKAKKLGDVLIVGINSDESIKKIKGEKRPIIPLYSRAYVLDNLKPVDFVVPFDEDSPIELIKIIKPHIHVKGGDYKEEDLPEAEVVKSYGGEVKIIPLIEGFSTTNIIEWILERYR
- a CDS encoding McrB family protein; this encodes MKKIKKSVKSIDLFKSPILKSYLNSESVNNELIRKLLKEIVLKTNNDNFNNMIDNFGNKIKEILNNSEIKEVGTTILSILATILNYKCYMPIHKKTVSEALRKDININIFWGIHCKNIEDFKQFMKTTNKIREELGIDSMLEVAYYLSKFEGGENMTVKVIENKIPELEKRLRLWKNFVNFVGKRYLPHYDLTSESNWLKIIEKIKNIVEKLEVGEENTEELIKKLFIYQDKDCGWKLIFAGGNVGVFKGFISNAPEEQLKKFVDIIIEVKNSNEFKDEWINKTYNLICEFNRQGVENYGESKLKKQLYNIFGELYGKLHIEREPIMNTCSRNILKEFYDFGEYNYNEFKEAFEMLKQKYKEIVGKLSEFSNGFINLEIDIMFNFFDKTKVWLLAPGKNAKYLEEFYKNNKIFIGWGDIGNLSKQDLNNPDDIKKLIMEKYSEEYNKEPRAAHKMLFDFYKNMNIGDIVVLRRGLKEVVGICKITGDYKYLTTDVPSDYNHSRNVEFIWFSKKGVKLDFSFTQSDTLQKIDNWDTFIKIFEKILNEDSDKVKNSEENIISKELKEKIDKILEKKGQIILYGVPGTGKTYSALKYVEGKGYYKFITFHQSYSYEDFIEGFKPKTTEDGNITYEVEDGIFKRLCILAIWEVLKDKEDIKKEIDLDRLLDKALKEFEDRYPVGSVLKTKMGKEFEIIDYKYEEDRIKSIKIKIESKNEKSLDKSDLEEIFKKALIEGYEIKGPGDIKKIKDTGLNSYYFAMYSELKEIINNIGYIQDENSQYKLSYDEIKEKVIKKLKEHEETKNVFKKEDFQNAKKYYLIIDEINRGNISNILGELITLLEKDKRLSEDNEIIVELPYSKELFAVPPNLYIIGTMNTADRSIALLDIALRRRFGFLEIEPNYDLINKEIEGINLKKLLESLNEKLMKLKDRDHRIGHSYFLNIKDLEDLEFVWYHEIIPLLEEYFYGDVDGLKEVLKDFIEKKENSYEIKRLTGEEFKNAINKI
- a CDS encoding bifunctional heptose 7-phosphate kinase/heptose 1-phosphate adenyltransferase: MIVVLGEVMLDKYTYGNVERISPEAPVPVLNAIEEKYTLGGAGNVANNIASLKHDVFLISIINRDEFGKCIEKLCNENGIKYYFISDGRPTIVKHRFVAIGYNQQLLRVDYEKIYPINEEISNKILDKIKRLNSKSNILIISDYAKGLITKELMEKIKKEFKGKILVDPKPKNIEFYKDVYLIKPNLKETSQIIGREIENKDNIIEKIGLELVEEFNSNFVITRSEKGSTLVTLNGEVYHISTKVKEVHDVSGAGDTFIAVLAYALDKGYDLVDAVKLANKASSIVVGKVGTATISLDELFNDK
- a CDS encoding D-glycero-alpha-D-manno-heptose-1,7-bisphosphate 7-phosphatase, translated to MNRAIFLDRDGVINKRLIGDYVKKIEEFELLPKVREALIEFKNMGYLLIVVTNQQGIAKGIMTEEDLKVVHNYMLKLLPEIDDIFYCPHLDGTCNCRKPKNGMLLKAKEKWNIDFSRSWMIGDSESDIICGKSVGCKTIRILYDNEKTEADFIAKDLYDCVKIIKNEKTK
- a CDS encoding glycosyltransferase family 9 protein; translation: MNIISILRSIDRYIGNLIILFLSIFKTRIHKNLVNVNPKSILIIRLWTLGESLLTLPMIKRLKEEGYNISILVTKRSKGVFENIDFVDEIIDLKNFWKILKNFKKYDVVIDTEPYLNISAILGWFLGKYVIGFDGLFRSKIYDFKIKYNDKIHAVYNFCNLLKPLGIEYKPKRLVPLKYNKKDIDKVENLLKKYNLNNKKLIGIHCGTAETAPWRSWKKEKFAKLIEKLVENGFYIILTGSKNDYGINEEILSLIDKKYKNKVLNFAGKTNLGEFAYLLKKFEIFISNDTGPMHLSAAMGTKTIGLFGPNLPERFAPFGEKNIAIYKAKDLDCSPCINVHKGEFKKCKLNGKCMDMIEVKDVLDEIRRG
- a CDS encoding class II glutamine amidotransferase, producing the protein MCELLGICFNKKVNVRLSLNSFKQRSDMHPNGWGIAFYPDEFVRVIKEPIKMNDALLANCIRWINIKSKIFIAHIRKASAGKVSYVNTHPFVRKLDDKEIVFAHNGTLYDYWDLELDEFYPIGETDSEYAFCYLLSQIKNNKINYGEGFDALLDILYEINSCGPFNCLFSDGEYLFAYKDYEGKRDLYFLKRTPPYKPIKLIDEDYTVNLGDIKNPKEEGFIIATNPLTNENWQHFKNGELIVFKNWEMIYSNKRLSDLELKILKILRESPHRVSLRDIIKNLNDLPKNIEYDESVVKIGIRSLLDKEYIKQDGRDTVNWDDLEATFYTKPKRRAEIDKKLKELRWL